The genomic window TCTTCGTTCGCTCCATAACGAGTAATACTAATTATTTCTGCCTGGTCAAACAATGAAGTATAAAAATTCATTGCTTCTTCAGCCTTACCATCGAACATTAAAAACGTAGTAATTTTTTGATTTGAAACTCTCACTAAAATCATCTCCTTTTATTACGTAAGAACGATATTACATTCCAGCCTCAACAAATAAACCGAATATATGTTCCTTTTGCTGTATTATATGTGATCGGAAACAAATTGTAAACTGTTATTCAGATTTCTAATTATTGGGCGGATGATCGGTTTGCAAATCCAGCTGGGCAGGAGATGCCGATAATGGCGCTCTCTCACTTTCCCTTTTTACTTTTTCTAAATTTAAGTTATCATGAAAACAGAAACGTCACGAAGGGAAGGACATGTGGAAAGAGTATGGTGACGCACGGGTGTCCGCGGTGCATCAGGACTTGAAGAGAATCAGATCAGGGAGTTGGAGCGGTTCGGAGTGGGTGAACTATTCCAATAGTATCTGGAAATCGCATCACGGACCTCTCCAAGTTTCGCTGTCTGATGGAATCTGATACAGCTGGGAGATGCTGTCGTCCATAAACATGGAACGCATGTAAGAGTCATTTCAATACCGGGGAATCTAGTCTGTCTATGTGAGGGGGTCGACACTTGGCGAAGCAACGACATCATGACCAACACAATGGTCACCATACTGGGGCTGTTTGGTTTGATGTTTGTGCAAAGTTTTCAGAATATACATGTATTAATATCTTGACTACTAATTCTAAACTTTCGTTTCCAAATGATGAATGATATTATTTGAAAAGAAATAGGGTTTCTGGTAGTTATCAAAGCATTTGACGAGGTCAATGAAGTATCGTCAAACTTCAAGAGGAGGATTTCACAATGACTCAACCCATTGAGCGCTCAAAGACGCGACGCATCGTAGGCAACATCTTCAAAGGTTCAGTGGGCAATCTGATCGAATGGTACGACTGGTACGTTTATACTGCATTCGCGGTTTATTTCTCGTCCGAGTTCTTCCCAAAGGGAGACACGACAAGCCAACTGCTTGACACAGCGGCGATCTTCGCCGTCGGCTTCCTGATGCGCCCGATAGGGAGCCTGCTGCTGGGCCGATACGCCGATCGTCATGGCCGCCGTGCTGCGTTGACGCTTTCCATCTCCGTCATGGCCGGTGGTTCTCTGATTATTGCCTGCACACCTGGCTATGACACCATTGGCGTGTTGGCTCCTATTATTCTGGTTCTCGCACGTCTTCTCCAAGGGTTGTCTCTAGGTGGAGAATATGGAACCTCGGCAACGTATCTGTCCGAGATGGCCAGTAGCGGCCGCCGCGGATTCTACTCGAGCTTCCAGTACGTCACGCTAATTGCCGGACAGCTGGTGGCTATGGGTGTTCAAATCATCCTCCAACAAATATTCAGTGAATCCGATATGAAGTACTGGGGCTGGCGTATTCCCTTCGTTATCGGAGCAATGGGGGCGTTGGTCGTATTGTGGCTGCGCCGAACGATGGACGAATCAGAGCAGTTCTCAAAAATGGGTTCTGAAAGCCGGGCTAGCGCTGGAACGATTCGAGCTATGATGAAGCACCCCAAGGCAGTGCTGACAGTAGTCGGACTTACGCTCGGCGGAACGGTCGCCTTCTATACCTACACGACGTATTTACAGAAATTCATGGTGAATACTGTGGGACTCCCCAAGGAGGTCGTCAGTTGGATTAACTTTGTTGCCCTGCTGGTATTCGCCGTACTTCAACCTCTTGCCGGTATGCTGTCCGATCGGATTGGACGGCGCCCGCTATTGATTAGTTTCGGTATCCTCGGAACGTTGTTGACGGTACCATTGTTCCTGATCTTGGAACAGACGAAGAACCCTATCGGTGCTTTCTTGCTCATGATGGCGGGGCTCATCATTGTCACTGGTTACACTTCCATTAATGCAATCGTGAAAGCCGAGCTCTTCCCAACAGAAGTCCGTGCCCTTGGCGTGGGTTTCCCCTACGGAGTCACCGTGGCGGTGTTCGGCGGGACGGCGGAGTTCATCGCGTTATGGTGCAAGAGTATTGGCTATGAGTCACTCTTCTACTACTATGTAGCTGCCTGTATTGCCGTGAGTTTCATCGTCTACTGGCGTATGGCTGAGTCTTCTAAAGTCTCCCGCATCGAAGCCGAGCTCGGCGCTGAAGTGGTTTTAACCCATCGAACAGAAAATGAAGCCTAAACCTCCAAAAAAGCCGGTCCCTGTTAGAGGAACCGGCTTTAGCGTTTGTGACTTGACCGCACGGCGACCAAAGGGAGTGCTCTTGGTGCTACAGCCGTGTGGAGCAAGTCACACGGCTTCCAGATGATGTGCCAAGAGTTCCTGATATAATTCGTCTCCCCCAATGTGAACGCGGACGGAGACTTGATCGTTCCCCCGGACATACCATTGGTACAACTGCTGGAACACCAGATAGATCGTTTTTTTCACTTCGGCTTGCGGATACAGCTTCAGGTCGACGAACAAACTGTACAGCTCCGTTTCATCCATTTGATAATAGGAGACCTTCATTGTTTCCAGGGTCTTCTCCAAACCGCCCAACAACCATGTCAGCCAGTCTGGACGGTTTTGGCGCGTTTTCTGATTCAAAAAATGCAATGTGAACCCCATCATCGGGTAACGATGGATATCTTGTTCGGTGTAGGTGGCTTGATCCTGGCTTTTGGGATTGTAAAGGAAAAACTCCATATGTACTGCATAGCGGTCAGCATCGTATTGCGAATGGACATTGTCAGGGGATTCGGCCGTGGTATCCTCCGAATCTTCCGATTCTGTTACCGTTCGATGTGTCTCCTTCAACTCCCCCGTTTGTTCCGGTCCGAACCAACGCTTGATTTTGAAAAACATCCCCACTGTACCTCCTTCGGATGCTACTTCCTTTTTCATCGAGGCGAACAGACGCTGCCACGACAGGTGTCAGCGGGTTGTCGTGACGTTTCATCCGTCGTGAAACGACTTTCTAGAAACTAGTGTACCATACGTTGGCACATGCTGGGTTCATCCGGTTTTCACCAAACCTACCTGTTTTTCTTTATGACTCATTACGAAATTCACAAAAAGGGAAGGATTTTTTGTTTTAATTACGAGTAGTATCCACGTTTTACTAGTTTTTCTAACGTCGGAGGAGCATATAAACTCCAAACTTTACAAAAAAATCACCTGAAAGCCTACGGTTTCAATTGTGGGATGAAAGGCGGCGTTGCTCGGTGCCCTCTGAGGAGGGCGCTTAGAGCAACATTTTTTGTTTTTAGTTGTTGCAGTATTAATAAAATACTGATACAACTAAAACCATGGGACAACATACAGAAGGACGAAAAAGACGGTATCTCTGATTCACTACCACTTTGTTTTCTGCCCACGTTATCGCAGAAAAGTGTTGAGAAACCAAGTGGAAGAGCGATTCAAACAGTTGGTGAAAGACACATCTGTCAGGAAAACGGCTGGGATATCCTTGTCATGGAAGTGATGCCAGATCACTGTCATCCGTTTTTAAACTGCCAACCAGTCACAGGCGAAAAAAACCGATCGTCTGATCGGCTAATAGAAGCTTATAGGGAGAACCGGGATTACAACCCTGAGAATAAAGTATTCATCCTATGCTTTGATTAGTACAAAGCTGTTTGTAAAATGTGAATAATTTGTGGATAAAGTTCACCTGAAGGTGAGCAAAAAGGGATGTTAGGTACGTGACAATATTCCTAAGGTATAAAAATGACTGACGAGACCACACATTAGTGTATCCCCGTCCTCAGAATGTGATACGTGTGCATCTACCTAGGTAGGTGGGTAACCTAGGTGTGCATTATCATCATGAACGTTTTAGCTAATATTAATGCTTTTGGTAATCCGTTCGGTCGAGGTTGATATCGATAACGCCGGTTTGTTCAAAATCAAAGCGCGGCACGCTGATAAAGCCGTTAGATCGATGCGGATCGACAGTAAGACACGAAAAATCATCGTGGAGTTTCGAGTTGAATGATGAATGAAATATAGGGCGAAAATCCATTTTATTGATGGAACGCTAGGAAGAAGAATGATGGAGAAGGGACGCTGGATAAATGATTATCGGGAACAAATGGTGAGATGGTCACCGAGGCTTTTGAAACGTGCGGATAAGGAGTGATGACCATCTCAGTGATGGGAGATGTTAGAGATGAAAGTGCCAGTATTTAAAAACCATTGTAAGGGTTCGTCTGGTTGTCGGTTAATAGTCTCTGTATGTTCAATCGTTGCGTCAAAAGAAACGGGTGGAGGCACAAACACACCAAAATAAAGCCCGTTTAAATTAAGTAAAAGGGGAGTGTGGGAGATGGGAGCGGCACCGAAAAACGCGCCTGTTGTTAAATATAAAAAGCCAGCTTATCGCAAGACGGTGGAGGCTATCCTTAGCGAATACCCCGTACTTAAAGCGTTTGTGATGAGCTTGGGTGGAGCCGTCGAACCTATTACCGAATCAAAAAGCGGGCACTGTACAAGTTGGCTATGGCCTTGAATCAGATTTGATAGAGTGGCGAGAGAAATAGAGGTAAAATGAAAACACCCTTGTACCTGTAACCGACCTTCATCACAAACGGCTATAAGATTAAGCAACAAGTCAATGAGTCTATGGAGCCTCCCTTCGTAGGTTTCAATGGCTTAGCAGGAAACGCACTGTAGTTGAATGTCCTCGTAATTCATTTGCATTAAGTATTCAATCCTTTTAAGAAAGCGGGGATATCAAATGACATTTACTCTCTGGATTTCATTTATTCTGGCTTCTTTGTTCATCATTGCAACAACCTGGACCATCCATAACATTACTGATCATGACAAGCATTAGTCAGGGTAAAAGAGAAGCCTTTTTTATGATATCTGGTATTGTTTTGGGTAACTTAATAGCTATGATTTTCTCATTTGCTGGCATAGGCGCTATATTTCTAACTTAAAAAATTTTATAATATAATGAAATTTGTCGGAGCAATTTATCTTGTATGCCTTGGTGTTCAAATGTGGGCTAAGACCGGTAAACCGATACAATCAAATAAGACTCCATTTCTAAACAACCTACACTTCAAGCTTTCTTGATTACCGTTTTAAATCCAAGAACCTTTTTCTTTTTTGTCTCGTTCATGCCTCAATTTATAAGCAAAAGTGAGCCATTTTATTCTCAGGTTTAAAATTAGGCTTAACATTTCTTAGCTTAGTTATATTCACAGGTATCATTTATACCATAGTTGCCAGCAGAGTGTCCGAATTTCTCAATAATAGCTCCCAAAAATGGATACACCGAATTGGTGCAATCAATCTAATTGTCACTGGAATCCTTGTTCTTGATCTGCAACATTTTTAATGGCAGATGGCATTTAAAACGAATTGCTACTTCTCCCCACTCTATACCTGTAACCGACCTTTCATCGAAAACGGCTGTAAAAACCTGTTGTCAAAAATCGGCTCAAAAAGCGTGGAACCTTGTCAGTCGTCTAAGGCCACACTGATGTTTGGTCTCTACATGAAGAAGGTGACACAACCACCAAGGTAGGTGGGATAACCTTGGTCGTGAATAGCGGGTTAACAAGTTGGCAATGCGGTTGAATCTGATTTGATGGTGATCTATCTCGGAAACCTTTACAAAAAACTAACGGATTTTGGGAAGGAGTTCGCGAAGAAAGAAAAAAATTTTTATTAACCCAATAGGGAAGGGGAAATGTTCTGTGACTAAACAATTTCCTGTCTATCCTGAAGTTGATATCCTGAAAAAACCTTTGGACCAGTATCCCATCATTCATGTGCAAGCTGTCATCGAACAAGTCGAAGAGAGTAAACACGGTCACCAACACCTGTTGATCAACCAGGTTCAAATCCTAGATATCGAAAATGGTGATCCTTCCACAGTGACAGATGAAATCTTTGTCGCCATTCGTTACGGTGATGGAAATGGATTACCCGAACCTATACCGGATTTAGAAGCAGGCCAACCAATTGAACTGCAGGGGGTATATATCCCGGCGGACGAAGCTTACCCGAGCGAGGACAATCCAGGAGATCCGGTGATTCATTTCACTCATCATCCTTTAGGATTTGTTATCTATCAAGGGAAGTTGTACAAATAAAAGTCCAAAACAACAAGCTGGCCGATCATTGATATGGTCGGCCATTTTATTTTGTTTGGCAACTTTTTAGCAACCTTCTGGCACCAATTGTCCGTTTTTCGGTGTTAACATTGTAACAGGGATTGTTGGGGGCGCACCATTCGTAATATGTAGGTGATTGGAGCGGGACAAAAATAAAATCTATCAACGGAGGTGAATTTCCTCCGTCACTCACGCTATCGCTATCCTCCGCTCCTTTCATTTATCAGGTATCGGGAGCTTTACAATTAGCTCAAGGGTTTGGAGTTAGTCCGAACGCCGGATGAGGGTGTAACCGAGTGACCAACACCCTACCAGGGCCACAGGCCCAAAAAACTACGCTTATTTCTCTTAAAAACGATCTACCATTGGTTTCCTCCTCTTGGGTGACGGCGGTTTCACAAGGGGTGTACACAAAACCACGGAGCAACGGTGAGCCATGATTCGCTGACCCAAATGGGTCTTTTTTTATTATGGGTTGCATGGTAGGGGCTTAAAAATGAAACCGGTAGACATTGGTGGTCACTTATAATGGTCAAAGGATCAACAGAAAAACCCTGCCGAGATGGTCATGAGACATAAAACAGAATATTTAGCAGCTAAATCCTGTTGATAAAAATGACCTTAAAAGTTAACCCCAGCCCTATGGGCAAGGGGTTTTGCCTTTGCATTGAGGTCCAAACTAAAGACGAAAAAACCGATCGTCTGATCGGTTAATTTAGGCGATATAGGGAAGCACCTGGAGCTGACAAGTCGGTTTTACTATTTCCTAAAAAAGCTAAGAAACCTCTTACATATATTCCATATCGGTTGGATGTTTTTCCAAAAACCAATTATCGATTGTATCGCCTTAGGCATGGGAATGAAGTTCAACAATTGTGACATTAAACCGCTAAAATTAATTCCTCTCATAGTAGGCAAAGAAGTGGATGACATTTTTTGAAATTCCCCCTTTCGTTTTCTGAGGATAAGTTATTCCAATGTTCTTTTTTATGGAAGGGCAATAGTTTACAGTCATTTGTGCATTTTATTGAAAAGGTTAATGTTATTTGTAGAGAAAAGGGGGATATATGGGAAGGATCTTCCTAGTATTGGGCTACACGTCTTTTGATTTTCCCGTTGGTCATCGCTACGATCTTTGTCTTTGCTGGAGTTGGATTAGGTTACTAGGGTGTATCTGACAAATCAGGAGCACATCATGGCCCTACAGGGTCCCGGTGATGCTGATGATGAAGAGAAGGAGGCAGCGGATGAGGATGGGGAGGATGGTGAGGCGGATGAGGATGAAGTTTTAGCTTCCTCGTTACTTGTATGCTCTTTTCCAATCGTAATGTAATTTATGATGCACATTTACCACTCCTTTAGGGGGATATTCATAACCAAGGTATGTTTACCTATCCGCATTGGTATTGAGTTATAAGTCTAATTTCATGACCAAACGGAGGGTGAGGGGAGCTGAGATGACACAAACGCTTGAATTTCAATTTCATGAGTCTTCAGATTTTGATGGTACCTGTAG from Polycladomyces subterraneus includes these protein-coding regions:
- a CDS encoding MFS transporter → MTQPIERSKTRRIVGNIFKGSVGNLIEWYDWYVYTAFAVYFSSEFFPKGDTTSQLLDTAAIFAVGFLMRPIGSLLLGRYADRHGRRAALTLSISVMAGGSLIIACTPGYDTIGVLAPIILVLARLLQGLSLGGEYGTSATYLSEMASSGRRGFYSSFQYVTLIAGQLVAMGVQIILQQIFSESDMKYWGWRIPFVIGAMGALVVLWLRRTMDESEQFSKMGSESRASAGTIRAMMKHPKAVLTVVGLTLGGTVAFYTYTTYLQKFMVNTVGLPKEVVSWINFVALLVFAVLQPLAGMLSDRIGRRPLLISFGILGTLLTVPLFLILEQTKNPIGAFLLMMAGLIIVTGYTSINAIVKAELFPTEVRALGVGFPYGVTVAVFGGTAEFIALWCKSIGYESLFYYYVAACIAVSFIVYWRMAESSKVSRIEAELGAEVVLTHRTENEA